The sequence GGCTGGAAGGGGACACGGTAGTATTTCGAATTCGGCGGTCTAAAACGGATCAGAGGGGAAGGGGGCGTGAGGTGGTGTTGCGGGCGGTGCAGGGGTCGCCAATGTGCCCGGTGCGTTGTTTGGCGGTTTTCCTGGGTTTTCGGGGGTCAGCGGGGGGCCCTTTGTTGTGCCATGGTGACGGGTCTTTTCTGTCTAGGTACCAATTTTCTGCGGTTTTTAGGAGATGTCTGGAGGAATTGGGTTTGGATGGGTCGGCTTTTGCTCCCCATTCATTCAGGATTGGGGCAGCTACCGAAGCGGCTGGTTGGGGGTTGAGTGCGGAGGTTGTGCGGCGCATAGGTAGGTGGGAGTCGGGTCGGTATAGGTCTTACGTGAGGCCGCATatggtggtggtctagtggggactAGGTTTGGCTTAATGGGGATAGGGCGGGGGGGGGCGACGGCTGTCATTGGTAAGGGTGATGTTGGGGTGTttggtgtgttttatttttcgttacttaacccccccccccccccttttttcttcgTTTGTTTTCATATGTTGCAGGTCCAGGTCTTTGTCTTATTTGGATTATGGGGCATTCGTTTGTATGCCGGGGTGCACGGAGGGCGGACGTTCGCCCAGAAGGGCGGCAGCTTGGTTTGTCCAGGGAGGAGGCGGTCTTGCGGTGGCTGGGGGTGAGCGGTATGGCATGGAATCGTATGCTTCCTGATTTTTGTCGTTTTGCTCGGCTTGACAGGCCCCCAGATATATTGGTATTGCATTTGGGGGGGAACGATCTTGGAGTGCGCCCCTTCCGCGAACTGATTAGGGATGTCCGCTATGACATTTTGCGCCTCTGGAGGACTTTTCCAGGGGTGCTGGTGGTGTGGTCGGACATCGTCCCCAGGAAGATGTGGAAAGGGGCCCGATCTGTGGATAAGTTGAATAAGGCCCGGGTGAAAGTCAACCGGGCGGTGGGCTCGTTTGTGTCCAGGAATGGGGGGGTGTCCGTGCGACACCGCGAGCTGGAAGATGTCTCCGTGGACTATTGGTTGGGTGATGGGGTTCATCTGAACGCAGTGGGGACCGACCTGTGGACTCTGGCGTTGGGTGAAGGGATAGAACGAGCCCTTGTTTTGTGGAGGAACTCGCACATTTGAGGGGTTCAAAGGTGCTCGTGGTGGCGGGTCAGGGGGTCCTTGGAGTTGGCAAAAAATGTACAAAGGGGGTACACGAGGGAGGGTGAACCCCCCGTTTAATTAGAGGATCAGCACGTTAATTGGAGGATATTGGGCTCCCGacagggtggtgtcccggggagtggtcgGGTGTTATGGGTAATCGGCCAATGGAGTTGGAATAGGGGCTCCTGAGCCTGTGGTAACCGGCTGGGGGCAGGAATAGTGATAAGATGTTTATCTCTAGGATAAATAGTGCAATTTATGGTGGCCGGTTATATATATTTTAGCTTCAAGGACTCCCTCCCGTACCGGACAGTTAGTTTAcattgatatattatattatattcagaTAATGGTTATTTAtgttttgtgttatttttgttaataataaaattggctgctgtggccaaaataTTTCCAAAGGCTGGAGTCGGTGTCTCATTTCTGGGGAAAGGTAAGGGGAGAAGGGCTTTGGGAAATTGGCTACAGAGGGATCATTTTTCCCATGTCAAGAGAAGGCCGGACGCAACGCAGTttagggaggccggcatgacagggaaaaTGGAGCGCAAGGGTTAATAGGGGGTGGGGGACAGTCAGTGAGAGAGAGCGGGAACAGGGAAGGGGTGGAGTTAGAGGGAGGGGAGGTTTTATAGACCTCCCTACTGGGGAACAGGACAACACACGAGGAGCGGTGGTTGAAGAGTCCCGCCCGCCCTCCCTGAAGAGTAGCTTCGGACGGATGGGGTTGGCTGGGGGGTTGCTCATGTTGGGATTATTAGGGGGATGATGGGTTGTGTGTTTTGGTTTAAGGGTCACTGTCATAGCAGCTTGTGGCGGGTCAGGGGGTCCTTGGAGTTGGCAAAAAATGTACAAAGGGGGTACACGAGGGAGGGTGAACCCCCCGTTTAATTAGAGGATCAGCACGTTAATTGGAGGATATTGGGCTCCCGacagggtggtgtcccggggagtggtcgGGTGTTATGGGTAATCGGCCAATGGAGTTGGAATAGGGGCTCCTGAGCCTGTGGTAACCGGCTGGGGGCAGGAATAGTGATAAGATGTTTATCTCTAGGATAAATAGTGCAATTTATGGTGGCCGGTTATATATATTTTAGCTTCAAGGACTCCCTCCCGTACCGGACAGTTAGTTTAcattgatatattatattatattcagaTAATGGTTATTTAtgttttgtgttatttttgttaataataaaattggctgctgtggccaaaataTTTCCAAAGGCTGGAGTCGGTGTCTCATTTCTGGGGAAAGGTAAGGGGAGAAGGGCTTTGGGAAATTGGCTACAGAGGGATCATTTTTCCCATGTCAAGCAGAATCTTAGATTTCCTCTCCATAACTATAGTAATGGATAACTGGTCTTTTATTAGGAAACTATGTATTCTCACAACCATATTATTTCTCAGGGTTTGTGTGTCCGATTATTGTATTTTGCTGGTTTATTACCTTGTAAGAACACAGCGGGGGGTTAGAAAAGGGGAGTCTGATGAATCGGAGATAATAATCCCACTACCGGACGTCCATCAAATAGGAGTATAGGACCCTATTGCCTGGCAGCCCCTAGAGGTTGAATAAATAGTATTGAGGTGTTCAGGGAGCAAGTGAGATCCATGTCGCACTAAGCTAGAGAGACTTGTTAGCTTAATTAGTTTAAAGAAATCCAATTTTTTGGTACTTTTAACTCTGCAAGAACTACAACGTTTTAGGGAGATCTAATATGAGAGACGTGTATTATAGACTGatagtggagatttatcaaacatggtgtaaagtgagactggcccagttgcctctagcaaccaatcagattccacctctcattcctcacagactctttgaaaaatgaaagatggaatctgattggttgctaggggctactgagcAAGCttcactttagaccatgtttgataaatctgccctatAGGTGTATACAGATAACAGATGTGATATAGATAGGAAGAAAGATTTGTCAGAATCTGAGTTGAAGTAGAAGAAAAGTGCCTATAttccaatatatattatatatatatatatatatatacacacacacacacacacgtaaataaataaaaagagttGGATCAATAGACATAAACCAATCATGTGATACCAGACAGCTGATACTATTTTGGAGGGAAAGCCAATTAATTGTGGTGTTGTGGATGGAGTCTGTTACTACTGAATAGACTTGTGTTATGTAAATCAGATTGACACTAGCGGATACATACAATGGTGGAGGAGCCAATCACAGGACCCCCGGACCCTCCACATCTCTCCCtgcacagatatatataccagGGTCATGTCTCTATGCCCATACACTGTCCTGGTACAGACCCTGCACCTTTACATCTTCCAGAGCTTCATCTCATCCATCACCTGTAAGGTAAGTTTCCAGTCACCTCGCTGTTACCACCGATTATACTGCAGGAACTGAGGCTGCAATAGAATTTTTTTAGGATTTAGATACAATCTAATTATGTGTCTGATAATGTCCGGATATTATAGAAAGTTCTTGTATACAGCCCTGGTAATTGATCTGAGAGGTATATAGTGCTATACGAGTATATAGCCATAGTGATTCCCATTACATACTCATTTTCacattctctttttcttttacGGTCAGTTTATAATGCATTGACATTTTTAAGGCTGCACTTGATTTCAAACCTGGcatttattattactatatatgatATGCTGGTCTAGGGTCCTTCTTTCTCCTTACaatgccttaggctgggtttacataaagtttggtcagtatttcagCCAGAATTTGGTCAGGATCTTTAACCAAAACAAGAAGTCAGTCAAAAACAAGGAAGTAGTGCTAATTTAGGTATACTTTTTCTCTGGTCCACTGGTCTTGCTTAAAAGCACTAACTAACATACGTACCGAAATTCAATGGGTGAGTACAGCCCTAGGttatgttcccatacagtatattGCTATTTTTTATCCAAAGGCTGTTGTCTTGAAATaaaagtaattatttgccatcgACTAAATTTCAACACTGTGACAACATAGCCTGTTTTTAATCCAattctagttttggttgcaaaatactgagcaaaactacTGTGTGGGTAGGTACATTGCCTATAAGTTGTTCTACCACCATAGACATCCCTTCTACctgctcacacatagtatttcattATTTGTAGCAAAAACTTGGAATAGAACCAACACAGAGGGAGACTATCAAGATTTGCTCTTTTGTGTTGGGCCTATTCCTGGTTTTAGATAAAACTACCCTCCAAGATACCACATATGTACCCTCTCTCATACTGTAGGTAGATCTCCACAACACTGATGGGCAATATTGGGCAGAGCTACAAGGAATGACATTTGTTTGTTTCTTCCCCAGATAGAATGGCCGGATTCCCCTATTTGccagtggagatgagggaggaacTGGTGGCGGGAGTGAATTATATCAAGACGCTCGCCAACAGATTCCAGAAACTGGATCCGTCCGTGGTTGATTTGTTTGGCTACAAACTGGCTGAGATACTCTGCAAAAAATATACCGGTCACTGGTACCCCGAAAAGCCAATGAAAGGCAATGCCTACAGGTAACTTATCCAGTCTTTTTATGTGCTTATATCTGGGCTTCTGGTCCATCTACTTCTCTCAAATCTTATATTTGTCTACTAACATTAGtaaatcaaaactttttaaattaaGACTATTGCCATCTGCAGAAACTTCCATATTGTTCCATTGTTATCTCCAGAAAGTCTTTATATTGTATATTTGATCGTCATTTTTATTGGTCCATTGACATTGTCTAAACTTTTGCAATTGTACTATCTTCATCTCCAGAAATATTGCCCTATCAGTCCATTGCATGTTTTCTCTATTGGATCTAATGTCTCATTGTTGCCTTTCAGGTGTATTATGGTGGACAGAGAAAACAGGGATGAGAGTATTTTGCAGGCCTGTGCCCTCAGTGGCCTGAAATACAATGACCTGTCCCTACCCAAAACAATGAGCCTGTGGATCGACCCTTATGAGGTGTCCTGCCGGTTAGTATGGTCTCTGTGTTTAATACTCCCTGTTGGTGTTTGATGATTTCCAGGATTAATAAACTGTATTTTACTGACAGGTTGAGTGATGAGAATCATCCGTACACAGTGGCCAGCTTTGACCCAAGAACCGTACGTGTTCCAGAGCCTTCAGGACCATCTGTAGAACGGCAACAACCCTCCTCCAACCGGTCCACACCTACACCGGATGAAGACTCCTCCATATGGAGCTTATCTGTCCCGTCATCTCCAAGCCTCAATGGTGATGAGAGTGACAGCGGGATAGATGCCAACAGTGAGGGAACTACTACCCCTCTCGTGGTAGGTAGCCCAATGGAGGAGCAAATCTGGGGTAACACAGCAGTAAATAAGGTAAGAAATTCTTTACATTCTGATGGTGGAGACCACATTATAGTCATCTGTCATTGGTCACTGCAGGTGTAATTCCAGCCTATACTGACGATGCTAAAGAGCCACTACAGCTATGCCAAGTGCCCCACAGCTGTATTCACATGGGGCAGATTCATTGTAGACATTTCACTCACTGAAAATCCATCCTATGGCCACATTCACATGGCTGTTTATTGACAACGATCAATTACATAAAAGCGCATGgaacaacggctgtagtgtagtgtatatacacactacgGACGTTTTTTGGGTCACAAAATAATTGTCAGGTCTATTTTCTACGGCCACAGTTCATTAAACAGCGGCTGTAGAAAATAGGCTGTGCGCACAGTGTATAGTATGGctcctggccgtactttacaccGTAATCaatagtaatatagtatatattggAATATAGCCcatattccaattaaaataaaatcatGTAAGACAGCCGCCATTGTTTGATAtggccatgtcaaacaatggccgctgtcttTACCCTTTGTGAATATGGTCTACACATGTAAATGGGGTTATTTCTGAGGGAACCGCATGGATTTCTGTAACTCCTAACTATAGGACAATTATTTTATTGATGTTTTTATGACTTCACTAACCCTCAGTTCTCTTCTGTTTTCAGATATCTACAGCTGTGTTCAGAACCCCATCCCCTCTCTGGATCCCACCATGGAGAGCCCCCCAGTTCTACCAGAGTTTAATTTCTAACCCGCACCAGGATATTTGGATGTAGTCACCTTGGGATgctggtgcggggggggggggggggggtgcttggggatatataatatattttatagtaCAGAGATGTTACAGagtatttttttaatcttcataTTGTAATAAAGATCTTGGAATAAATTTGCTGTTGTGTGATGTATTCATGTATATGTAGGGGATCGGTGGCCCTCATCCATCATTCCCATCTTCCCTACGTGACTAATGTTCAGTAACACCTCAGAATGGCTGATACACCTaagataaaaagtgtgtgtgtgtgtgtgtgtgtgtacgtttTCCAGCTTATTGGCTGTTGCAGATaatgaacaaatttacagtatGAATGAATtaaatcactttgttagctcggcaatctgcttttgaagcccatccctggtgcctggaaaagcatGATCCACTCCTGCAAAACCtttgccaggactggatccagcttttccaggcacccagggctgAGCAGCATAGACTTCAAAGGCAGAAGGCTGATAATCAGATTGCTGAGGTAACAAAGTGATTCGCTTCATatgtactgtagattcgctcatctctactgataattggcccatgtaaaagggttcTTAAATTCACTGAACCCAAAACTAATGAATCAGTTCAACAATTTAGAAGTCATAAGAGGCATTTCACTGCCCAAGTGTTCTGCTTCCTCTGagaacttaaccccttcccccaatatgacgtccagggacgtcatgaaaagcagtgtcggaacgcatcatgacgtccctggacgtcatgatttccctgcctcccccctctgtccctaggtgagatctggcagtgggaggaggctgtctcaAACAGCCTccgcctgctgccactgcccagagaggagccgtgctccccccgggcagttaaccccatagacgcagcggtcggtgcgaccgcagcgtctatgggaagaTATGCTCCTGTCTGACGATCGGGTGCCtgagaggaggctgcggcacatgagcccccccatgcagcgccacctccccgtgctcccccgcccccttcctgtgctcccccatcctgagcccccccccccctgccgatcCGGTGCCTGGGAGGAAGCTGACGCACATGCtgctgcgctccccccaggctGCCCTTCCTCTTCCGAGGAGGTCTGTGGTTGAGACaagtgacgcactgcggccacatatgggggatttctagaaacattagaATAAGCGGAATAtttagttccatttctcagttattatttgctgtgttagaggaaaaaaaatggattcaaatagaatatctgccaaaaaaaatgaaaatgttaaatttcctctccaacttgcttaaatttctgcaaaacacctaaagggttaataaacttatgaaaggttactttgaatactttatggggtgcagtttttacagtggagagatttatgggggtaactaacatacaggccccacaaatccacttcagaactgcactggtccctaatgaaatctgaatttgaaattttcctgaaaattagaaaaatcgctgcaaaatttcaaagccctctaacatcctaacaagtaaaaggacgttcaccaaatgacgtcaccataaagtagacatgttatagatgtcgcagtaataattagttcatgtggcatgactatctttcttaggaagagagagttttgaagataaagaaacataaattttttaaatttttgtgcaaatgttgtgttttttacaaaaaaactactgagtgtatcaaccaaagtataccacaaacataaagaggaatatgtcacgaaaaaaaaaaaaatctcagaataaccgtgataattaaaaggtcagatttgaaaaataggccctggtcatttaggccaaaacaggctgaagaggcaaggggttaataacctgggcaaaaatttaaaatatgggcaggaggtggtggaaactttaacaaaaaaaaaaaaaaaaaaaggtatacttaCTTGTCCATATGTTTCTAGTCACCGGTTGGGCTCCTTAATCTCCCATGTCTTCACAGCATCACAGGAACTACTCGCTCAGCCAgggtgactgcagagatgtccctggtcactgattggctgagctgggtaTTGAAGTCATAGGGACAGGAGCTTCCGAAACTCAGCAAGTGATTGAACGGTGACTCTGCACTGCGGAGGCACACGAATGGGaaggtatagcttctttattatgttctcaccACCCCTGCCCACCCTGGACATTCAAATTttgcccggaatacccctttaataacatttaattttttttgcatcttTGCTCCTggaagaactataacttttctgGAGAGCTAAAGATAGATAATAAATTGTAATATTTAAGACATATATATCAAATCTCTATCCGTATGCAGTATATTACAAGATAACTGTTGCAAATAGCTGGAATGTTGTGCACTGGTGTGAATAAACTTCACCGAAAACATTGAAGTACTGTTTCCATATTGTAtttttggatagatagatagatagatagatagatagataaataggtagaTATCTGTCATTTAGGTTAGGTCATTTCTGTCAACTAGAATGACAGCAGCCGCCTAGCAGTTGTTACAGGGCCCAGGATAATGAGTGTGGGTCCCGGCCGCCTTATCTCCAAAACTGAGGAAACAGTGGAGAACGCATAGTAACACAGTAAGgcggacagatttttttgagccaaagccaggagtggactataaacagaacaggtaacAATGGAAGCATTGAGATTCcttgtcttttcaaatccactcctggctttggcttacaagaatctgtcagataatttgttggtgtaatagggtcccaaggcccagaggcgggggggggggaagtgttgTATATTCATAGCTAATATATACTTGTGTATGCAGTATAAATGCTGCAagtttatatgtatgtgtgcattttattactaattattaatggggggggggggttgctagaaATGGCCCTGATAATAGATAGATCCATCAAGTTATGAACAATCACAGCACAGAAATATAATGAAAGAAATTAAAGAAAATTTTGTTTCAATTTATAGTATTAAACAATGCAATGCTTCAGCCAGTGTACTGTTTCaagatagacaaatagagcggtaGGGAGGCAAGTAATTGGGTGAATGGACATTATCTAATCGTGTGACATGGGATACTATTTTGGAGGGAAAGTGAGAATACCACGAAGGACGACCCCCGGTGTGATGTTTTGGGTGCAGTTTGTCCCTACTCAATAGACTTGTGTTATGTAAATCAGattgtaagtataaaaaaaaaaacctaactaACAAACATACATGTCTACATTATATTAACAACAAGAAGGATAAAGTAGGAGAAGAGAAACTTCAGGtctatgcaaaaaagaaaaatggaaaaaaggaggatggggggggggggcatcccatGGACAAAGGCAAGAAAATATATAAACAATCAAAAATGAGTTGTTCAAGTTGtagaggcaaaaaaaaatatgaacCTGGGTTACTGTTTTATCAAAATCTTGTCTGGATCCTGGCATGGAGAACCTCCCAGTACTACCACAACCTCCATCCCGACCCCCAGCAAGATTACTGGATGTAGTCACTATGGGGTGCCGCTGCCCAGAGGTGTAGGctatagggggtgtatatacacacacaatagatTGATAGTacagggttgttgtttttttttttttttttaaatagaaaatatgAATCTTtatattgtaaggctatgttcacacactttttagtaaaataacggaccatattttcagtcttcaatgatttccattgtaGCCAATAGAAACGACCGTTAggtcacacaatgcatagaacaGGCGTGGTTCGCAGCGGCTGTCAAATaatgttattttaagttgttcggACACTTTTTTGGctgtcctttcaccgtcttttgttcaatggacctttaaaaataAGCCACATCCAAAAGGGTGTTGAAAACACTCATCATTCTGTAGCAatggccgtcattgcaatgacCGCTGACAATGTATgttaaataacggccatggttttGAGTTTTAAACAATGACTGGCGAAAAAGATTACTATGTTGCTGTCTGGTTTATAATATGTAAGAAACTTATATGAATAGGGCCCCATCACACTGAGTGGAAACCGCGCTGCGGACTCCACTCTGAATTTCTGCCCGTTTGCTAACTGTGAACGTAACCAAACACCACAGAATAGACAGAATTATTATGTAGTGTACAGATCTGTACTGTGGACCATACAGGCTTGTATACATAGAGTAGAGTATAGATATCATCTCTGTTGctccaagcaaccaatcacagcacagctttcaatTTACCacatgactttaaaaaaaattaaagctgcactgtgattggttgctataggggaCAGAGATGACGACAGACTTTCATTAAACAAGGCCTGAGCTCAGTCAGTTCACCTCTATGAGCAAAACACTGAGTATAGACTGTATCTCTTCATTGTCTGTTTCCTATCTATCgtacatatatgtatatcatattactattatatagtatgGTGTTACCATATTATATAGATGGATTGTATATGATCTGTAGTTATATTCTGGATATTCCTGTGGTTGTGTATGAGCACAGGCCTctatagtgaccccaccagtgacagcagggggcacatTATCCGGTATATCTGTGTGCACcacccatgtatacagtatatctatataaCAATAAATGTCACTTTACACATCTTTGTGCAGGTACAGTTCTGGTAATGAAGCCACATTATCCGTATACACATCTTTTATCCCCATACACTTTCTCTGATTGTTCCTGGGGCGGTATGGGCCCTGCCATCTGCATATGAAATACCGTGTGTGTCCTGGCATCCTCCCAGACAGGTGTGAACTCTCCACAGAGTCCATTGTGTCAATGAAATAACAGAAGCCCAGACCGCAACCCCAATACCTGACCGTCTGCTGAAGAGGGCGAGGAGTATTTACAGAaccttttatttaattattttttttagaaagatTCCCATTCCCTGCTCCCCTTCACACACCTATAGAGTAACAAACTTCTATATCTATTATTTGTTGAAAGTTACTAAGTTATATGTCAGTTCcacaatatttatttaaaaaaaaaagtattggttAAAggaaatcagcaaaaaaaaaaaaaaaaaaaaaaaaaaaataccccagaGGGGATAAAAGTTTTGCTTGTACAAAATAAGTTGCCAACAAGCATGAAAAATATAACATGTTTTATACCATGTAGGTGTATTCCCAAGAATGATGATAGAACTAAAAGATATAAGTAGTAAAACTTCAAgtttatataaaaagaaaaattgagAGAGAAGCGTCCCATGGACAAAGAGAGGAAACATATGACGACTAATAGAGGTCCATCCAGCTGTAAAGTCGATATAACAGCCAGGGTTACAACGTTTTATCAAACCCTCATACTATCAGATCTAAGAGTACACGAACAAAGCAGAATCTTAGATTTCCTCTCCATAACTATAGTAATGGATAACTGGTCTTTTATTAGGAAACTATGTATTCTCACAACCATATTATTTCTCAGGGTTCGTGTGTCCGATTATTGTATTTTGCTGGTTTATTACCTTGTAAGAACACAGCGGGGGGTTAGAAAAGGGGAGTCTGATGAATGTGAGATAATAATCCCACTACCGGACGTCCATCAAATAGGAGTATAGGACCCTATTGCCTGGCAGCCCCTAGAGGTTGAATAAATAGTATTGAGGTGTTCAGGGAGCAAGCGAGATCCATGTCGCACTAAGCTAGAGAGACTTGTTAGCTTAATTAGTTTAAAGAAATCCAATTTTTTGGTACTTTTAACGCTGCAAGAACTACAACGTTTTAGGGAGATCTAATATGAGAGACGTGTATTATAGACTGatagtggagatttatcaaacatggtgtagagtgagactggctctgttgcccctagcaaccaatcagattccacctctcattcctcacagactctttgaaaaatgaaagatggaatctgattggttgctaggggctactgagcAAGCttcactttagaccatgtttgataaatctgccctatAGGTGTATACGTATACAGATAGCAACagatatgatatagataggaAGAAAGATTTGTCAGAATCTGAGTTGAAGTAGAAGAAAAGTGCCTatattccattatatatatatatatatatataaacgtaAATAAATAGTTGGATCAATAGACATAAACCAATCATGTGATACCAGACAGCTGATACTATTTTGGAGGAAAAGCCAATTAATTGTGATGTTGTGGATGGAGTCTGTTACTACTGAATAGACTTGTGTTATGTAAATCAGATTGACACTAGCGGATACATACAATGGTGGAGGAGCCAATCACAGGACCGCCGGACCTTCCACATCTCTCCCtgcacagatatatataccagGGTCATGTCTCTGTGCCCATACACTGTCCTGGTACAGACCCTGCACCTTTACATCTTCCAGAGCTTCATCTCATCCATCACCTGTAAGGTAAGTTTCCAGTCACCTCGCTGTTACAACCGATTATACTGCAGGAACTGAGGCtgcaatagaattttttttaggaTTTAGATACAATCTAATTATGTGTCTGATAATGTCCGGATATTATAGAAAGTTCTTGTATACAGCCCTGGTAATTGATCTGAGAGGTATATAGTGCTATACGAGTATATAGCCATAGTGATTCCCATTACATACTCATTTTCacattctctttttcttttacGGTCAGTTTATAATGCATTGACATTTTTAAGGCTGCACTTGATTTCACACCTGGcatttattattactatatatgatATGCTGGTCTAGGGTCCTTCTTTCTCCTTACaatgccttaggctgggtttacataaagtttggtcagtatttcagCCAGAATTTGGTCAGGATCTTTAACCAAAACAAGAAGTCAGTCAAAAACAAGGAAGTAGTGCTAATTTAGGTATACTTTTTCTCTGGTCCACTGGTCTTGCTTAAAAGCACTAACTAACATACGTACCGAAATTCAATGGGCGAGTACAGCCCTAGGttatgttcccatacagtatattGCTATTTTTTTATCCAAAGGCTGTTGTCTTGAAATaaaagtaattatttgccatcgACTAAATTTCAACACTGTGACAACATAGCCTGTTTTCAATCCAattctagttttggttgcaaaatactgagcaaaactacTGTGTGGGTAGGTACATTGCCTATAAGTTGTTCTACCACCATAGACATCCCTTCTACctgctcacacatagtatttcattATTTGTAGC is a genomic window of Dendropsophus ebraccatus isolate aDenEbr1 chromosome 12, aDenEbr1.pat, whole genome shotgun sequence containing:
- the LOC138769470 gene encoding protein BTG3-like, yielding MAGFPYLPVEMREELVAGVNYIKTLANRFQKLDPSVVDLFGYKLAEILCKKYTGHWYPEKPMKGNAYRCIMVDRENRDESILQACALSGLKYNDLSLPKTMSLWIDPYEVSCRLSDENHPYTVASFDPRTVRVPEPSGPSVERQQPSSNRSTPTPDEDSSIWSLSVPSSPSLNGDESDSGIDANSEGTTTPLVVGSPMEEQIWGNTAVNKISTAVFRTPSPLWIPPWRAPQFYQSLISNPHQDIWM